A window of Hyalangium gracile contains these coding sequences:
- the sitI6 gene encoding SitI6 family double-CXXCG motif immunity protein, protein MEGVQEPRYSGSHNVERRWFLPGVHCPQCDAVWGGPLGCLSLRGSLPPAGSGEIHGSARGGLCFLYSSWMLLMRREALERLQAEGVQGLKGCHTELRFRQKNPPELLELELLPRGQAHPDCLPEYRPEPCTKCGRKGWKRPEELILRASSVPPELDAFRLEDFPTAIIASERFVETARRLGYEQDIAFRVLPLR, encoded by the coding sequence ATGGAGGGGGTCCAGGAGCCGCGCTATTCCGGCTCCCACAACGTCGAGCGCCGATGGTTTCTCCCTGGAGTGCACTGTCCCCAGTGTGATGCGGTCTGGGGTGGGCCTCTCGGATGCCTATCCCTCCGTGGATCTCTCCCGCCTGCCGGATCAGGAGAAATACACGGCTCGGCTAGAGGAGGACTATGCTTCCTGTACTCCTCGTGGATGCTGCTGATGAGGCGCGAGGCGCTGGAGCGCCTGCAAGCCGAAGGAGTCCAGGGCCTCAAGGGCTGTCACACCGAGCTGCGCTTTCGCCAGAAGAACCCGCCGGAGCTGCTCGAGCTGGAGCTGCTGCCTCGCGGTCAGGCGCATCCGGACTGCCTGCCGGAGTACCGACCAGAGCCCTGCACGAAGTGTGGTCGCAAGGGGTGGAAGCGTCCGGAGGAGCTCATCCTGCGAGCCTCCTCTGTTCCCCCAGAGCTGGATGCGTTCCGGCTGGAGGACTTCCCCACGGCCATCATCGCCTCCGAGCGCTTCGTGGAGACGGCTCGCCGCCTGGGCTACGAGCAGGACATCGCCTTCCGTGTGCTGCCCCTTCGTTAG
- a CDS encoding GNAT family N-acetyltransferase: protein MSPMRRATAEDNAALLELFGAVPMQGELVLSTQRSPDYFALFELQRGATEVWVHEEGGRLDGMGAIHVREGWLEGQPCRVGYLGDLRARFSARRSRGLSRFYGPTLEEAAERHGVSAFLTAVMATNAGALQALVRRKASRAAQPHYALLRRFSAVSVQFVLRRKPRPSPYTVRRATPEDVPAMAAMLDADHRARPFGYRYDLGELEHRLARWPGLAVEHCYLAFDGDGRLVGCTSAWDAAAVKRYRVLAYRGGMRWVRFGFDALATVVGAPRLPEPGQDFRYFYLCNTSIAGEDPAIFRALLEHVYADHHGRGFHFFTLQLDEGDALAPALKGFLLRRLDFHLYAVTPASRPREQFPPGRTGFEIALP from the coding sequence ATGAGCCCGATGCGCCGCGCCACCGCCGAGGACAACGCCGCCCTGCTGGAGCTGTTCGGCGCCGTGCCGATGCAGGGGGAGCTGGTGCTGTCCACCCAGCGCTCGCCGGACTACTTCGCCCTCTTCGAGCTGCAGCGCGGCGCCACCGAGGTGTGGGTCCACGAGGAAGGAGGCCGGCTCGACGGCATGGGCGCCATCCACGTGCGGGAGGGATGGTTGGAGGGCCAGCCTTGTCGGGTGGGCTACCTGGGAGATCTCCGGGCGCGCTTCTCGGCGCGTCGCAGCCGAGGGCTGTCCCGCTTCTATGGGCCCACCCTGGAGGAGGCGGCCGAGCGTCACGGGGTGAGCGCCTTCCTCACGGCGGTGATGGCCACCAACGCGGGGGCGCTCCAGGCGCTGGTGAGGCGCAAGGCGTCGCGGGCGGCGCAGCCACACTATGCGCTGCTGCGCCGCTTCTCGGCGGTGTCCGTCCAGTTCGTGCTGCGCCGCAAGCCGCGCCCGAGCCCCTATACGGTGCGCCGCGCCACGCCGGAGGACGTGCCCGCGATGGCGGCGATGCTGGACGCGGACCACCGCGCGCGGCCCTTCGGGTACCGGTATGACCTGGGCGAGCTGGAGCACCGGCTGGCGCGCTGGCCCGGGCTGGCGGTGGAGCACTGCTACCTCGCCTTCGACGGGGACGGACGCCTGGTGGGGTGCACCTCGGCGTGGGATGCGGCGGCGGTGAAGCGCTACCGGGTGCTGGCGTACCGGGGCGGGATGCGGTGGGTGCGGTTCGGCTTCGATGCGCTGGCCACGGTGGTGGGAGCGCCGCGGCTGCCTGAGCCCGGCCAGGACTTCCGCTACTTCTACCTGTGCAACACAAGCATCGCGGGGGAGGACCCGGCCATCTTCCGCGCGCTGCTGGAGCACGTGTACGCGGACCACCATGGCCGGGGCTTCCACTTCTTCACGCTGCAGCTGGACGAGGGGGACGCGCTCGCGCCCGCGCTGAAGGGCTTCCTGCTGCGCCGGCTGGACTTCCACCTCTACGCCGTCACTCCGGCCAGCCGCCCGAGGGAGCAGTTCCCCCCCGGGCGCACCGGCTTCGAGATCGCCCTGCCCTGA
- a CDS encoding cytochrome P450, with protein MNLLAPEVRANPYPYYAELRRTAPVSQVDPGGFWAVTRFDDVVAVLKNPQLFSSEGMRRVTCPPWLEDAPFAHAMIVHDPPVHGRLRALVSRAFGPTALSRMEPWVRVLAESLADRLVAGQTVDLIEAFTRPLPSGVMRELLGLDVSLQPFFARWADDLTSTSSVAPGDTERMEQIRSTVRVARGHLSQVLADRRRAPGEDMVSELLSARVDGQALTDEELLSFLFMLLIAGMETTIHLLNHAVRLLMERPDVLGRARADRSVLPKLVEEVLRYEPPVHGLMRISKEETELGGVRLPAGSWMLVLLASASRDEARFPGADQFDLDRPGPQNMPFGHGIHFCLGASLARLEARLGLEALLSRFSSILPRGPVAWNLSLSVRGPRVLPVELVPG; from the coding sequence TTGAACCTGTTGGCTCCCGAGGTACGTGCCAACCCGTACCCGTACTACGCCGAGCTGCGACGCACCGCTCCCGTGTCCCAGGTGGATCCCGGCGGCTTCTGGGCGGTGACCCGCTTCGATGACGTCGTCGCCGTCCTCAAGAACCCCCAGCTCTTCTCCTCCGAGGGCATGCGCCGCGTCACCTGCCCGCCCTGGCTCGAGGATGCGCCCTTCGCGCACGCGATGATCGTCCACGATCCTCCCGTGCATGGGCGGCTGCGGGCGCTCGTCAGCCGCGCCTTCGGCCCCACCGCCCTGAGCCGGATGGAGCCCTGGGTGCGCGTCCTCGCCGAGTCGCTCGCCGACCGGCTGGTTGCTGGCCAGACGGTCGATCTCATCGAGGCGTTCACCCGCCCCCTCCCCTCGGGCGTCATGCGCGAGCTGCTGGGGCTGGACGTCTCGCTCCAGCCCTTCTTCGCGCGCTGGGCGGATGATCTGACGAGCACCTCCTCCGTCGCTCCAGGGGATACCGAGCGGATGGAGCAGATACGCTCCACCGTGCGCGTGGCGCGCGGGCACCTGTCCCAGGTCCTCGCGGACCGCCGCCGCGCCCCGGGCGAGGACATGGTGAGCGAGCTGCTCTCGGCGCGAGTGGACGGACAGGCGCTGACGGACGAGGAGCTGCTGAGCTTCCTGTTCATGCTCCTCATCGCCGGGATGGAGACGACCATCCACCTGCTCAACCACGCCGTGCGCCTGCTGATGGAGCGCCCGGACGTGCTGGGGCGCGCGCGCGCGGATCGCTCGGTGCTGCCGAAGCTGGTGGAGGAGGTGCTGCGCTACGAGCCGCCCGTCCATGGCCTCATGCGCATCTCCAAGGAGGAGACGGAGCTGGGCGGGGTGCGGCTGCCCGCGGGCTCCTGGATGCTGGTGCTCCTGGCCTCGGCCAGCCGGGACGAGGCGCGCTTCCCCGGCGCCGACCAGTTCGACCTGGACCGGCCCGGGCCCCAGAACATGCCCTTCGGCCACGGCATCCACTTCTGCCTGGGCGCGTCGCTGGCCCGGCTGGAGGCGCGGCTGGGCCTGGAGGCGCTCCTGTCGCGCTTCAGCTCCATCCTCCCCCGAGGCCCCGTGGCGTGGAACCTCTCCCTGTCCGTGCGCGGACCCAGGGTGCTACCCGTGGAGCTCGTCCCTGGGTGA
- a CDS encoding AgmX/PglI C-terminal domain-containing protein, producing MGSKEDGSSSLTIARGDASSGPDSARSPVLGGMSEAELDAIVSMLRTDKNLVVAAVPAASERLGALTEQLLRSSSGLLLDPREAREEAARQAWYIGLGEKVAGPLDIAALRTHWERGELGPDSLCWRKGFDGWQPVCRVHGLAELLSPRANLDPSTPEDLVPNPRADALDFPLKGAEALRILAEDTPPPLPILAPSLPPPVLEPEPVTAPALEAEPDTVPDAPRAQDVAGVHALLPATPPTRVEVRVRGGAWLALGGGLVGGILVSGAVWLLGLSAGGGLLARGASSETTTPARGGEATTSAPARAPVNATTPRAAVASKPELTAPVPLSATPLPASEPARADAMAPVPAISAGSGIASSGVSKPDVTALVPAVGAGSGLGGAAVSKATPGSTLTPLARPTPTGAETVAAPPRAVASVRPAPVDPSMSKPTKTELAFQSEPSAPKAVAARAAEAKEEEEDDELSLDEDFERELFDPAKRAVPAKRTVWVPPAPTPKEPPASLAESDVFSVVVANKADITSCVSAQKLQSEDGSRKVVVRWTILPSGRVTDVVTETAKLRGTPLALCLEEKIRAWTFPRHREQGGPVRFPFVF from the coding sequence ATGGGCTCGAAGGAGGACGGTAGTAGCAGCCTCACGATCGCGCGAGGAGATGCCTCCAGTGGACCCGACAGCGCACGCTCGCCCGTGCTGGGCGGCATGTCGGAAGCGGAGCTCGACGCGATCGTCAGCATGCTCCGCACGGACAAGAACCTGGTCGTCGCGGCGGTCCCCGCGGCGTCCGAGCGCCTGGGCGCGCTGACCGAGCAGCTGCTCCGAAGCAGCTCCGGCCTGCTCCTCGATCCGCGCGAGGCGCGCGAGGAGGCCGCGCGACAGGCCTGGTACATCGGGCTGGGTGAGAAGGTGGCGGGGCCGCTCGACATCGCGGCGCTGCGGACGCACTGGGAGCGCGGAGAGCTGGGGCCCGACTCGCTGTGCTGGCGCAAGGGCTTCGATGGCTGGCAGCCGGTGTGCCGGGTGCACGGGCTGGCGGAACTCCTGTCACCTCGGGCGAATCTCGATCCCTCGACGCCCGAGGACCTGGTGCCCAACCCTCGCGCCGACGCGCTGGACTTCCCGCTCAAGGGCGCCGAGGCCCTGCGCATCCTCGCGGAGGACACACCGCCGCCGCTGCCCATCCTGGCGCCCTCGCTCCCGCCTCCAGTCCTGGAGCCCGAGCCCGTAACGGCGCCCGCGCTCGAGGCCGAGCCGGACACCGTGCCAGACGCGCCTCGCGCCCAGGACGTCGCCGGAGTGCACGCGCTGCTGCCCGCGACTCCGCCCACGCGGGTGGAGGTACGCGTTCGGGGAGGCGCCTGGCTCGCGCTCGGTGGCGGGCTCGTGGGCGGAATACTCGTGAGCGGCGCGGTGTGGCTGCTCGGCCTGTCGGCTGGGGGAGGCCTGCTCGCTCGTGGAGCTTCGTCCGAGACCACCACGCCCGCCCGCGGCGGCGAGGCCACGACCTCGGCTCCCGCGCGCGCTCCGGTGAACGCGACGACGCCCCGGGCTGCCGTGGCCTCCAAGCCGGAGCTGACGGCGCCCGTCCCGCTGAGCGCCACGCCGCTTCCGGCCTCCGAGCCTGCCAGGGCCGATGCCATGGCCCCCGTGCCGGCCATCAGCGCGGGCTCCGGCATCGCGAGCAGTGGCGTCTCCAAGCCGGACGTCACGGCGCTCGTGCCGGCCGTCGGTGCTGGCTCCGGCCTCGGCGGCGCTGCCGTCTCCAAGGCGACGCCTGGCTCCACGCTGACGCCGCTGGCCCGGCCGACGCCGACGGGAGCCGAGACCGTGGCCGCTCCGCCGCGCGCCGTCGCTTCGGTGCGCCCCGCGCCGGTGGATCCGTCCATGAGCAAGCCCACGAAGACGGAGCTGGCCTTCCAGTCCGAGCCTTCGGCTCCCAAGGCCGTGGCCGCTCGAGCCGCCGAGGCGAAGGAGGAGGAAGAGGACGACGAGCTGAGCCTGGACGAGGACTTCGAGCGCGAGCTCTTCGATCCCGCGAAGCGGGCCGTGCCCGCCAAACGCACGGTCTGGGTTCCTCCCGCGCCGACGCCCAAGGAGCCTCCCGCCTCGCTCGCCGAGTCCGACGTCTTCTCCGTGGTGGTCGCGAACAAGGCGGACATCACGTCGTGCGTCAGCGCCCAGAAGCTCCAGTCCGAGGACGGCAGCCGCAAGGTGGTGGTGCGCTGGACCATCCTGCCCAGCGGCCGGGTGACGGACGTCGTCACGGAGACCGCGAAGCTCCGGGGCACGCCGCTGGCCCTGTGTCTGGAGGAGAAAATCCGCGCCTGGACGTTCCCTCGGCACCGCGAGCAGGGCGGCCCGGTCCGCTTCCCGTTCGTGTTCTGA
- a CDS encoding alpha/beta fold hydrolase produces MTAANLLPGISSSKLATSRLGTHLLSSGAPGGEPVVLLHGNVSSGRFYEELMAAMPPRYRCLAPDLRGYGGSDRAPIDATRGMRDFSDDLFELLSQPEVLPAKRKVHLLGWSAGGGVAMQFAIDHPERVTSLILMAPVSPYGFGGTKGLDGAPCWPDFAGCGGGGANPEFVKRIAGQDTSEESPFSPRNVMNQFYFRPPFRVPRAREDVLVSEMLRMAVSDGTYPGNMEPSANWPGVAPGRLGMNNALSGRYCNLTALADISPRPPVLWIRGDSDQIVSDSSLFDFGQLGKLGLVPGWPGESVFPPQPMVGQMRALLDRYRARGGTAREEVLEGVGHSPHLEAPEKFRALLVGFLEQVAPR; encoded by the coding sequence ATGACCGCTGCGAACCTCTTGCCGGGTATCTCTTCCTCGAAGCTCGCCACCTCCCGACTCGGAACGCACCTGCTGTCGAGCGGCGCTCCCGGTGGCGAGCCCGTCGTCCTCCTCCATGGCAACGTCTCCTCGGGCCGCTTCTACGAGGAGCTCATGGCCGCGATGCCGCCGCGCTACCGGTGCCTGGCTCCGGACCTGCGCGGCTATGGCGGCTCGGATCGCGCGCCCATCGATGCGACGCGCGGCATGCGCGACTTCTCCGATGACCTGTTCGAGCTCCTGAGCCAGCCGGAGGTGCTCCCCGCGAAGCGGAAGGTGCACCTGCTGGGCTGGTCCGCGGGCGGCGGTGTCGCGATGCAGTTCGCCATCGATCACCCGGAGCGTGTGACCTCGCTGATCCTCATGGCGCCGGTGTCTCCCTACGGCTTCGGCGGCACGAAGGGCCTGGACGGGGCGCCCTGCTGGCCGGACTTCGCCGGGTGTGGCGGCGGCGGGGCGAACCCGGAGTTCGTCAAGCGCATCGCGGGCCAGGACACCTCGGAGGAGAGCCCCTTCTCCCCGCGCAACGTGATGAACCAGTTCTACTTCAGGCCTCCGTTCCGGGTGCCGCGTGCGCGCGAGGACGTGCTCGTCTCGGAGATGCTCCGGATGGCCGTCAGCGATGGCACGTACCCGGGGAACATGGAGCCCTCGGCGAACTGGCCGGGCGTGGCGCCGGGCAGGCTGGGCATGAACAACGCCCTCTCGGGGCGCTACTGCAACCTCACGGCGCTCGCGGACATCTCGCCGCGCCCGCCCGTGCTGTGGATCCGAGGCGACTCGGATCAGATCGTCTCGGACAGCTCGCTCTTCGACTTCGGCCAGCTCGGCAAGCTGGGCCTGGTGCCCGGCTGGCCGGGCGAGTCGGTGTTCCCTCCGCAGCCCATGGTGGGACAGATGCGCGCGCTGCTCGACAGGTACCGCGCGCGAGGCGGCACCGCTCGCGAGGAGGTGCTCGAGGGCGTGGGCCACTCGCCGCACCTCGAGGCACCCGAGAAGTTCCGCGCGCTGCTCGTGGGCTTCCTGGAGCAAGTGGCACCTCGCTGA
- a CDS encoding endopeptidase, with the protein MRHTMKLIACLALLIAATSQAIVPPESGPSSLSSKAFFKPELYLPIINTPLKEAQARMSSLNASAWSDFFARNGRDFNVYVDLRTGSASSIQGVIPLIPGTGTGNTVSLSSLRQQLGRPVAKVDAAVVGDLIVKFIADNHAAIGVDPLQLGEPRVTQVSDTLWQVHIPQQVNGIPVRHARVAATINSGNLILLGTEAWAHVSPSVSLQPRVKPEEAMGFAGDALGFFETPGELWQQPTLEVLSLARAEQQNGHTFTGNFGVGYNHRLVWTYGFQRTGELEHWKVSVDAQTGELLSFEDTNSYLDASVKGGIYPSTNTEICPSDATCGTLQLNSPMPWTNTGLPAPNDFTDGAGVYDYSGSGTVTTTLSGKYVKINDSCGAVTFSAAGTLDLGGVNGHHDCTTGGGGAGNTASARSCFYELNKLKEQARGWLPTNTWLQGQLVANVNLNQTCNAFWDSLGQTVNFYRSGGGCRNTGEIGAVFDHEWGHGIDNNDANGTLSSSSEGYADIAANYRLQASCVGHGFFHTSDRGCGQTADGTGFNVNEARTGSPWCATDCSGVRDSDYAKHNPPTPQTPANFSCSRCDSGSGPCGRQVHCSAGPTRQAAWDFVARDLRAPPFNLDAQSAFLVGNKVFYQGSGNVGSWHGCDCNAGTSDGCGATNGYMQWLAADDDDGNLANGTPHMTAIYAAFNRHGIACNTPAPVDGGCATNAPKTAPAMSATAAHSQVDLSWSSVPGASQYWVMKTEGFAGCNFGNSKIATVTGTSYTDPEVANDRSYCYSVVAAGSSSACYTPASTCTCVTPGCLAPTISPVREGPLDGSVDVQFTGPLDWNDVEGVKYDVQVSTDPNFTTIARAAQGLTSSEWAVTPALEDVTTYYWRVRAVSSCGGATPWTSAGSFTTRACVALGTPSSSSPADGATGVAHQPSLDWSDVPLADGYDVQVALDSAFNNVVASASGVSDSSWTVSSALVPNTTYYWRARAKDSCSEGSYTTASFTTANVCSPSTAIYNPNFKTPYCASGCGCDTGTLVRGRGSMYGGVESNRPNTLGGTCADGNAGTFHVDESIDKLVLKSVDRSTIMPGTALKLDVSVWCQSGTDRVDLYYTTNAASPSWTPLVTGLACTGSGPKVFSQNFNAGSTPGTHAVRAQIRYGGVVNTCAGGSYNERDDLAFTVVSPLAQTIAPGSTTQGRGLVGR; encoded by the coding sequence ATGCGCCACACCATGAAGTTGATCGCCTGTCTCGCGCTGCTCATCGCGGCGACGAGCCAGGCGATCGTTCCTCCCGAGTCAGGTCCGAGTTCCCTTTCGAGCAAGGCCTTCTTCAAGCCGGAGCTGTATCTCCCCATCATCAATACGCCGCTCAAGGAGGCTCAGGCGCGGATGAGCTCGCTCAACGCGAGCGCCTGGAGCGATTTCTTCGCGCGCAACGGCCGCGACTTCAACGTCTACGTGGACCTGCGCACCGGCTCGGCCAGCTCCATCCAGGGCGTCATCCCCCTCATCCCCGGCACGGGCACGGGCAACACCGTGTCGCTCAGCTCGCTGCGGCAGCAGCTGGGGCGCCCGGTCGCCAAGGTGGACGCGGCGGTGGTGGGTGACCTCATCGTCAAGTTCATCGCGGACAACCACGCGGCCATCGGCGTGGATCCGCTGCAGCTGGGCGAGCCGCGCGTGACGCAGGTGTCGGACACGCTGTGGCAGGTCCACATCCCGCAGCAGGTGAACGGCATCCCCGTGCGCCACGCGCGCGTGGCGGCCACCATCAACAGCGGCAACCTCATCCTCCTGGGCACCGAGGCCTGGGCGCATGTGAGCCCCAGCGTGAGCCTCCAGCCGCGCGTGAAGCCGGAGGAGGCCATGGGGTTCGCGGGCGATGCCCTCGGCTTCTTCGAGACGCCGGGCGAGCTGTGGCAGCAGCCCACGCTCGAGGTCCTCTCGCTGGCCCGCGCCGAGCAGCAGAACGGTCACACCTTCACCGGCAACTTCGGCGTCGGCTACAACCACCGGCTGGTGTGGACGTATGGCTTCCAGCGCACCGGTGAGCTGGAGCACTGGAAGGTGTCCGTGGACGCGCAGACGGGCGAGCTGCTGTCCTTCGAGGACACCAACAGCTACCTCGATGCCAGCGTGAAGGGCGGCATCTACCCGTCCACCAACACGGAGATCTGCCCCTCGGACGCCACGTGCGGCACGCTGCAGCTGAATTCGCCCATGCCGTGGACCAACACGGGCCTGCCCGCGCCGAACGACTTCACGGACGGCGCCGGCGTGTACGACTACTCCGGCAGCGGCACCGTCACCACGACGCTGTCGGGCAAGTACGTGAAGATCAACGACAGCTGCGGCGCCGTCACCTTCAGCGCCGCGGGCACGCTGGACCTGGGCGGCGTCAACGGCCACCACGACTGCACCACGGGCGGCGGGGGCGCGGGCAACACGGCCTCGGCGCGCTCGTGCTTCTACGAGCTGAACAAGCTCAAGGAGCAGGCGCGCGGCTGGCTCCCCACCAACACGTGGCTGCAGGGGCAGCTCGTCGCCAACGTCAACCTCAACCAGACGTGCAACGCCTTCTGGGACTCGCTGGGGCAGACGGTCAACTTCTACCGGAGCGGCGGCGGCTGCCGGAACACCGGTGAGATTGGCGCGGTGTTCGACCACGAGTGGGGCCACGGCATCGACAACAACGACGCCAACGGCACGCTGAGCAGCTCGAGCGAGGGCTACGCGGACATCGCGGCCAACTACCGGTTGCAGGCGTCGTGCGTGGGCCACGGCTTCTTCCACACCTCCGACCGGGGCTGCGGCCAGACGGCGGACGGCACCGGCTTCAACGTGAACGAGGCCCGCACCGGCTCGCCGTGGTGCGCCACGGACTGCTCCGGCGTGCGCGACTCCGACTACGCCAAGCACAACCCGCCCACGCCCCAGACGCCCGCGAACTTCAGCTGCTCGCGGTGCGACTCGGGCAGCGGCCCCTGCGGCAGGCAGGTGCACTGCTCCGCCGGCCCGACGCGCCAGGCCGCCTGGGACTTCGTCGCCCGGGACCTGCGCGCGCCGCCCTTCAACCTGGACGCGCAGTCGGCCTTCCTGGTGGGCAACAAGGTCTTCTACCAGGGCAGCGGTAACGTCGGCTCGTGGCACGGCTGCGACTGCAACGCCGGCACCTCGGACGGCTGCGGCGCCACCAACGGCTACATGCAGTGGCTGGCGGCCGATGACGACGACGGCAACCTGGCCAACGGCACCCCGCACATGACGGCCATCTACGCGGCCTTCAACCGCCACGGCATCGCCTGCAACACGCCGGCCCCCGTGGACGGCGGCTGCGCGACCAACGCTCCGAAGACGGCGCCCGCGATGAGCGCCACGGCGGCCCATAGCCAGGTGGACCTCAGCTGGAGCTCGGTCCCCGGTGCTTCCCAGTACTGGGTGATGAAGACCGAGGGCTTCGCCGGCTGCAACTTCGGCAACTCGAAGATCGCCACCGTGACGGGCACCAGCTACACGGACCCCGAGGTGGCCAATGACCGCTCCTACTGCTACTCGGTCGTCGCCGCCGGCTCGAGCTCCGCCTGCTACACCCCGGCCAGCACGTGCACCTGCGTGACGCCGGGATGCCTGGCTCCGACCATCTCGCCGGTCCGCGAGGGCCCGCTCGACGGCAGCGTGGACGTGCAGTTCACCGGGCCGCTGGACTGGAACGACGTGGAGGGCGTCAAGTACGACGTGCAGGTGTCCACGGACCCGAACTTCACCACCATCGCGCGCGCGGCGCAGGGGCTGACCTCCAGCGAGTGGGCCGTGACGCCGGCCCTCGAGGACGTCACCACGTACTACTGGCGCGTGAGGGCCGTCTCCTCGTGCGGTGGCGCCACCCCGTGGACCTCGGCTGGCTCGTTCACCACGCGCGCGTGCGTGGCGCTCGGCACGCCTTCGTCCTCCAGCCCGGCCGATGGGGCCACCGGTGTCGCCCACCAGCCCTCGCTCGACTGGAGCGACGTGCCGCTGGCCGATGGGTATGACGTGCAGGTGGCGCTGGACTCCGCCTTCAACAACGTCGTGGCCTCGGCCTCGGGTGTGAGCGACAGCTCCTGGACGGTGTCCAGCGCCCTGGTGCCGAACACCACCTATTACTGGCGGGCTCGCGCGAAGGACTCGTGCAGCGAGGGCTCGTACACCACGGCCAGCTTCACCACCGCGAACGTCTGCTCGCCCTCGACGGCCATCTACAACCCCAACTTCAAGACGCCGTACTGCGCCTCCGGCTGCGGGTGCGACACCGGCACGCTCGTGCGCGGCCGCGGCTCCATGTACGGCGGTGTCGAGAGCAACCGGCCCAATACGCTGGGTGGCACGTGCGCGGACGGCAACGCCGGCACCTTCCACGTGGACGAGAGCATCGACAAGCTGGTGCTCAAGAGCGTGGACCGGAGCACCATCATGCCGGGCACGGCGCTGAAGCTCGACGTGTCGGTGTGGTGCCAGAGCGGCACGGACCGGGTGGACCTGTACTACACGACCAACGCGGCCTCGCCGTCCTGGACGCCGCTCGTCACGGGCCTGGCCTGCACGGGCTCCGGGCCGAAGGTGTTCTCCCAGAACTTCAACGCGGGGAGCACGCCGGGCACGCACGCCGTCCGCGCGCAGATCCGGTACGGCGGCGTGGTGAACACCTGCGCGGGTGGCAGCTACAACGAGCGCGATGACCTGGCCTTCACCGTCGTGTCGCCGCTCGCGCAGACGATCGCGCCGGGCTCGACGACGCAGGGCCGCGGCCTCGTGGGGCGCTGA
- a CDS encoding MATE family efflux transporter: MTEAPHSETELSQDAGRPSTPAPQSFWAALKEAVRGSHADFTEGSLGRSIFLLSVPMVLETVLESIFAVVDVFFVGRLGPDAVATVGLTEAVFTIIYAVAMGLSIGASATVSRRIGEKAHDQAARSAVQAIGLGILLSVPFCIIGASFSRSLLALMGGSPWVLEHGVRYTQIMLASMSSVVLLFLINAIFRGAGDAAVAMRTLWLANGLNIVLAPCLIFGWGPFPAMGVAGAAVATAFGRSMGVVYQLYCLARGSGHLRVRLEHIRLEPRTMLSMLRLSGTGMFQAFVATSSWMVLARIVAVFGSTATAGYTIAMRIILFALLPSWGLGNAAATLVGQSLGAGKPERGEQAVWTAARYNMIFLGSVGLIFILAAEPLIGLFTQDAEAATYGVRCLRIVSCGFLFYAFALVLEQAFNGAGDTVTPTLMNLGCFWVLELPLAWVLANPMGLGPSGAFLSILISYCMLAVVSVVLFRRGRWKLHQV; the protein is encoded by the coding sequence ATGACGGAAGCACCTCACTCGGAAACTGAGCTCTCACAGGACGCAGGACGTCCCTCCACGCCCGCCCCCCAGAGCTTCTGGGCCGCCCTCAAGGAGGCCGTCCGCGGCTCGCACGCGGACTTCACCGAGGGCTCCCTCGGCCGCTCCATCTTCCTGCTCTCCGTCCCCATGGTGCTGGAGACGGTGCTCGAGTCCATCTTCGCGGTGGTCGACGTCTTCTTCGTGGGCCGGCTCGGTCCCGACGCCGTCGCCACCGTGGGCCTCACCGAGGCCGTCTTCACCATCATCTATGCCGTCGCCATGGGGCTGAGCATCGGCGCCTCGGCCACCGTCTCCCGGCGCATCGGTGAGAAGGCCCACGACCAGGCCGCTCGCAGCGCCGTGCAGGCCATCGGCCTGGGCATCCTGCTGAGCGTGCCCTTCTGCATCATCGGTGCCTCGTTCTCCCGGTCGCTCCTGGCGCTCATGGGAGGCTCGCCCTGGGTGCTCGAGCACGGCGTTCGCTACACGCAGATCATGCTGGCGAGCATGAGCAGCGTCGTCCTCCTGTTCCTCATCAACGCCATCTTTCGTGGCGCGGGCGATGCCGCCGTCGCCATGCGCACGCTGTGGCTGGCCAATGGCCTCAACATCGTCCTGGCTCCCTGTCTCATCTTCGGGTGGGGGCCCTTCCCCGCGATGGGCGTCGCGGGCGCGGCGGTGGCCACCGCGTTCGGCCGGAGCATGGGCGTGGTGTACCAGCTCTACTGCCTGGCTCGGGGCAGCGGCCACCTCCGCGTGCGGCTCGAGCACATCCGCCTGGAGCCGCGGACGATGCTCAGCATGCTGCGGCTGTCCGGCACCGGCATGTTCCAGGCCTTCGTGGCCACGTCCAGCTGGATGGTCCTGGCACGCATCGTCGCCGTCTTCGGCAGCACCGCCACCGCCGGCTACACCATCGCCATGCGCATCATCCTGTTCGCCCTGCTGCCCTCGTGGGGGCTGGGCAATGCCGCCGCCACCCTCGTGGGCCAGAGCCTCGGCGCCGGCAAGCCCGAGCGCGGCGAGCAGGCCGTGTGGACCGCGGCCCGCTACAACATGATCTTCCTCGGCTCCGTGGGGCTCATCTTCATCCTCGCGGCCGAGCCGCTCATCGGCCTCTTCACCCAGGATGCCGAAGCCGCCACGTACGGCGTGAGGTGCCTGCGCATCGTGAGCTGTGGCTTCCTCTTCTACGCCTTCGCCCTGGTGCTCGAGCAGGCCTTCAACGGCGCCGGGGATACGGTGACGCCCACCCTCATGAACCTGGGCTGCTTCTGGGTGCTGGAGCTGCCGCTCGCCTGGGTGCTCGCGAATCCGATGGGGCTGGGGCCGTCGGGCGCCTTCCTCTCCATCCTCATCAGCTACTGCATGCTCGCCGTGGTCAGCGTCGTCCTCTTCCGGCGGGGACGCTGGAAGCTCCACCAGGTGTAG